Sequence from the Alosa sapidissima isolate fAloSap1 chromosome 21, fAloSap1.pri, whole genome shotgun sequence genome:
GACTGTCTGTCACCCCTCCACACCCCTGCCTCATGCTtgtgctccctccctctcttcaccaCCAGGTTTTATCCTCCACTACGGTACTTTCggatatgcgcacacacatatactgtaagcTGATGCTCTGACGAGACGTTTTGTGCTTAGCTCTTATCTTGCACAAATGCTCAGTTGAACTTAAGATGTATATTTTTTGTCCACATTTAAGTTCTGTGCTTGTCAGGTCAGATGATTGTCTTgaaatcacgcacacacacacacacacacacacacacacatacacactcgtatgtacacacacacacacacacacacacacacacacacactcacaacaaccCCAAGCACATATAGCGGGCTGGGAACAGGTATTCACAGAAACCTGTTGAAGTGTATGATCATGCCCTTTAAATAGTTAAGTCCTCTAATTAGTTTAATTCCCATCCTTGCTCTCTCTTCATTTTAATTTGCACCATGTAGAGTATGTTAACACAGAGGGTAGTATGTTGGTAGCAGTTTTACTTGGTTCAGCAAACCCTACTAACACTCACAACAAAAGACGGAAATATGATTAACGGTTGCCTGCTTAGAGTACAGGGAACTCTTCTGCTATTGTTTGTGGTTGTCAAGGCTCAGTGGCCTAAACACTGATTTAGGCAGGATAGTTCATGCTGAAAATACAAAGTGATTAAGAAGTAGAGAGACTGTATGTacatttttcctctctctgtcctctgagTAATGATGAAGTGATTCCTTTAGAAAGTCACTGAAGACGCTTTTGattatgttgtgtttgtgttttcgtATGGGTGTGGGGAAAGGCTATATCAGTAGCACCTGAGAGACAGGCATCGGTTTTTGATCAAGTTTGATCAAAGGCTTCACTGACTTTGACTGATTGCATCTGCGAGATGTTAAGAATAGTTCCTGTGTAGTGTGCACCACTATGCTATTCCTGCTTGATCACTGAAGACACGCCCAACTGGTTTATTGGGCTCTTCTGATGATGTTTGCTGCATTGACAGTACTGGTGGTGAGGAAGGCACCAAAGCAAGCAGATATGTCCTTGTCGCATCACGATTCAAGGGCAATGTCAAAACACATCCACTTGAGACAAGGTGTGTGGATTCACAGCCATCCAAAAGATGTGccgaattaaaaaaaatatataaaatgggAACATTCCGTGAAAGTATATAGCTATGgcctcacacatacacgcactgtCGTTATAACACTTTGGTACACTGCAAGAACAAGCTATAAGGCAGCACAACGCAACCATCACTAGAGAGACATGATCATACACCAACACAAACCAATGGCATCCTGCAAGGATCACCGCAGGCTGCAGCTGGCGATGTGGGTCTGGATGCCGATGACTTTAAATCGGCCTGTTGATTTTAGCTGCTGGTGCTCTCCTGACACTGACTGCGTTTAGGTGCACTTCAGTATTCAGTTAGCATCAGGTTTTTTTTTGAGTGTCCTGTGCGCATGTAAACATCAGGCCCGTATCCTGGTTTTGAGAAATCCGGTTATGCTTGCCGGAGTACTCTGAAAGAAACTGGGATACTGTTCCATTTATACACCTTATCCCAGCGGCTGGCTACATACATAGAACTCTATTGTTGGTAAATGTCATACTAGTATTTATCATGTAGGCGAGGCTATACAGGGATATTAATAACCAGgtgtctatgtgtctatgtAAACATCATATTCTAAATATGATCAAAACCAGGATAAGCCTCATAACTGGCATACCTAAGTCCATGTAAGCGCAGTCACTGACACAGCCCGCCATCTTTCTCTGTTTCATCCATATGCACTGTCTTCCTGTCCATGCTCAGCCTAACAGCGCAAGAGAGGCCCACTGCGTGTACGTCTGTGGTAACACAAGTTGAAGCTGCTGTTTTTCctgtatttattattattattattattattattattattattattattattaattaataatattgttattatatattatgggtcgaatgtcttttttaacatttggtttgtttgtttcttataCATTGTTGAGTCTGTGCACTGTGATGCTTTCGCGGTAGTTTTTTGACCCATGGCCTTTGAGAACATGCCTAAAAAATCCACAAATGGTTTGTTTAAACGTTTCAGGTAACTTGTGCTTCTGGACATGAATGTTAGGTTGTTTTCTCCAACCCTTGTTTAGTTGGTTACCCGAGTTTTCTCCCCCAAGACTCTGTGATTTATGTTGTCCAGTTTATGTGAAAGTCTTGAATATAAACTATTTGGAGGCAATAATCTGGCTGTCTCTCTTATTTGTCTGAAGTGAAGTGATATTTTTTACTTACTAGGCCTACAGATGTTAAAATAGAGGGGTTATTGTTACTTATATACCTGATAAAATTACTCAAGTAGACGTATCTTATCCCATGTTTTGTTACTGATGTTGGCAACGTGCCGTGTGTGTGCAAAGCTCTTTGCTGTCTGTTGTTGTGGAGTTTTGAGTCCAGCGCTGACGTCACCTGACGCACATACAGTAGGAGGGCAATCCCAGCTTTTAACACAGCGCGATGGCCTCCAGTAGACAGCTCGAACCTCCACGCTCTTAAACCTCGCCGTTTTCTTTGCCATTTGTTTTCCTCTTTTTCACAACTGCTACTCGGAAGtcagtttttcttttatttgctGTCTTacgacagacagaaaaaaacaagattTTTGGGGATATGTTTGGTTATACCTGAAGATCATGACATCGGAGAGAGGAGCGCAACAAGTGCGCTAAGAATTTCTCGCCTCACCTATTTGGGTCAACCAGGGTtagatatttatttatgtttctaCCGTTGGGCACAATCTCTTTTACGTTTTTTTAAACGGCAATAGGCTCACTAGTTGTCATCGCTGGGTTGTTTATTTTGAGTAGCTGCTTCGTTTCCTTCAACCCCACAGACTATGTCGGGTAACCTATGATCCACAGATAATACTGATCCCAACTGCGTGTGAGTCGTCAACAGCAGTCAGGTGAGACCTCACACCTGAAACTACAGATATGGGTCCAAAACAGAGCATTCCTGCTAACAGCGGTCGGGTCAGAGCTTATTCCGGCTCGGATGTCCCTTCGTCCACTTCTGGTAACGGGGCAGGTAGGACTGCTGGGTTGAGAGGCACAGCGGGGATTTCACAAATGGGTCAAAGGGGCAGATACAACCAAGGTACCAGGCCGAATTCACTTCACCAAGCAGCGGTTAATATACCAAACAGCGGTGGGAATCACAGTAGCAGCGATGACACCGATGGAGAGACAGATCTACCCGGCAGGAGTAGGCTCCTGATAGGATCCTTACCAGCCCACCTCTCACCGCACCTACTTGGAGGTAAGGAAATCCATGCGTCATAAAGATCTGATCATAATGGCTTTGTCTCAACAGTACAATGAAAATCACTCAAACATTTTAAATGTAACAACATATAACAGACACATGTTTTCTGCAGACCTTTAGCCTTGTGCATATCCTGACAACATTGGTGCATATTCACGCATTCATAAATAACATAGCACGTTTTGGATTGATAGAACAAAATTACATGAACAGAAATTTGGATTTTTGCTTATTAGTTTAAATGCAAAAAGACAAATGTTTTTTGTACAGTATGCCTCAGTTATAATCTCAAAATATATCACATGCCTATAAAGCAAACACACAGTACCTTTCTCTGCTAAATGTCATAATAAATGAGCAGAATGGTAGATATGTGACCATAAATGGTTTACCTTCAAGACAATCAAAACAAGGACACAGAAAACTGTTGCACATGACTGTATGTTTGTGACTCTTAAAACCACCATCTCAAACAGATAAGGGCATGATAACAGGCAGGCAGTCACGGGTCAGTGTGTGTTGCAACAAGAAATAGTGGGTCAGTCCAAGACGCACAACTTTATCAATGACC
This genomic interval carries:
- the znrf2a gene encoding E3 ubiquitin-protein ligase znrf2, yielding MGPKQSIPANSGRVRAYSGSDVPSSTSGNGAGRTAGLRGTAGISQMGQRGRYNQGTRPNSLHQAAVNIPNSGGNHSSSDDTDGETDLPGRSRLLIGSLPAHLSPHLLGGFHCPVCSKFVPSDEMDLHLVMCLTKPRLSYNEDVLAKDSGECTICLDDMVQGDTIARLPCLCIYHKGCIDEWFEVNRSCPEHPSD